One window from the genome of Nicotiana tomentosiformis chromosome 5, ASM39032v3, whole genome shotgun sequence encodes:
- the LOC104119016 gene encoding uncharacterized protein, whose translation MADFCNEDGVSRSISETPPTHYTLKIQSLSLLKKNNIEKYTSPYFEAGGYKWKLVFHPTGNKNKNAEGKHVSIYLMMAEASSLVHAVFRLFLLDQNNDNYLVLQDTTVEKGRRFHAMKVEWGFDRFISQEDFNNQANGYVVDDICVLGAEVYVCQEKFKGRGDCLSMVKDPISYKHVWKIDNFSSLTADCEDSKTFMQGEHKWKIQVYPKGKGSGKDTHLSLYLALAEPSSLSQGSQIYAEFTLRILHQIGSTHYFGKANYWFSGSHTFCGWPRFISIGYFSLPGAGYLVKDTCVIEAEVTVHGATTNNIML comes from the exons ATGGCTGATTTCTGCAACGAAGATG GAGTTTCAAGATCCATTTCAGAAACTCCCCCAACTCATTACACTCTCAAGATTCAGTCACTATCTCTGCTAAAAAAGAATAATATTGAGAAATACACTTCCCCTTATTTTGAAGCTGGCGGCTATAAATG GAAGTTGGTGTTTCATCCAACAGGAAACAAAAACAAGAATGCAGAAGGGAAGCACGTTTCTATATATCTGATGATGGCGGAGGCAAGCTCACTTGTCCATGCTGTTTTTCGCCTCTTTTTGCTTGATCAGAACAATGACAATTACTTGGTCCTCCAAG ATACGACAGTTGAAAAAGGAAGAAGATTCCATGCAATGAAGGTGGAATGGGGATTTGATCGATTCATAAGTCAAGAAGATTTCAACAATCAAGCAAATGGATATGTTGTGGATGACATATGTGTCTTAGGAGCAGAGGTTTATGTATGTCAAGAAAAGTTCAAAGGTAGAGGCGATTGTCTGTCCATGGTTAAAGATCCCATTAGCTATAAGCACGTCTGGAAGATCGACAACTTCTCTTCTCTCACTGCGGATTGTGAAGACTCCAAGACCTTCATGCAAGGAGAACATAAATG GAAGATACAGGTATACCCCAAGGGAAAAGGGAGTGGTAAAGACACCCATCTATCACTATACTTGGCATTGGCAGAACCAAGCAGCTTATCTCAGGGTAGTCAAATATATGCAGAATTTACATTGCGTATCCTTCATCAAATCGGCTCAACACATTACTTCGGCAAAG CCAATTATTGGTTCAGTGGATCACATACGTTCTGTGGATGGCCAAGATTTATATCGATTGGGTACTTCAGTTTGCCTGGGGCTGGTTATTTGGTCAAAGACACCTGTGTTATAGAAGCTGAAGTCACTGTGCATGGGGCTACTACTAATAATATAATGCTCTAA